In Comamonas sp. lk, the following proteins share a genomic window:
- a CDS encoding ABC transporter ATP-binding protein, translating to MSQAMLELSQVSTHYGAICAVNQVSLRVNQGEIVTLIGSNGAGKTSLLMTVCGNPRASHGSIVFEGEDITQMSTHHIMRRGIAISPEGRRVFKDLTVTENLQMGGFFLNKAEIADGIEHVFKLFPRLKERATQRSGTMSGGEQQMLAIGRALMSKPRLLLLDEPTLGLAPLIIAQIFEIIQTIRAAGVTVFLVEQNANRALQIADRGYVLETGKVVVEDTGANLLTNDAVRKAYLGH from the coding sequence ATGAGCCAAGCTATGCTGGAACTGAGCCAAGTCTCCACCCATTACGGCGCGATCTGTGCTGTCAACCAAGTCAGTCTGCGCGTCAACCAGGGCGAGATCGTCACCCTGATCGGCAGCAACGGCGCAGGCAAGACCTCCTTGCTGATGACGGTGTGCGGCAACCCGCGTGCCAGCCATGGCAGCATTGTGTTCGAGGGCGAGGACATCACCCAGATGTCAACCCACCACATCATGCGCCGCGGCATCGCCATCTCCCCGGAAGGCCGCCGCGTCTTCAAGGATCTGACGGTGACGGAAAACCTGCAGATGGGCGGCTTTTTTCTGAACAAGGCCGAGATTGCGGACGGCATAGAGCATGTCTTCAAGCTGTTCCCGCGCCTGAAGGAGCGGGCCACGCAGCGCTCGGGCACCATGTCGGGCGGCGAGCAGCAAATGCTGGCCATAGGCCGTGCGCTGATGAGCAAGCCGCGTTTGCTGCTGCTTGACGAGCCCACGCTAGGCCTAGCGCCGCTGATCATTGCGCAGATCTTCGAGATCATCCAGACCATCCGCGCGGCAGGCGTGACGGTGTTTCTGGTCGAACAGAACGCCAACCGCGCCCTTCAGATTGCCGACCGCGGCTATGTGCTGGAAACCGGCAAGGTGGTGGTGGAGGACACCGGCGCCAATCTGCTGACCAATGATGCGGTGCGCAAAGCCTATCTAGGTCACTAA